One region of Candidatus Riesia pediculischaeffi genomic DNA includes:
- the pssA gene encoding CDP-diacylglycerol--serine O-phosphatidyltransferase, with protein MLTSIKNNLNYHKSLTNLKKLPQIPSDMITLYRARSFRKIILEKIKVAKKHIYIPVLYFEKDDSGKEVFEALSLSKKREPDLDIKIMVDWYRAKRNRIGESNNQLMTNKDWYRLLSLNFSNHEIRIFGIPVGMIEIFGTFHLKGIIIDDSVIYSGASISNLYFHKEKRHRYDRYHMFHNADLAKIMKNFIDKEILRSPAVQRYDIDHKFIKFRKRYTNQFRKRLKKCHYQFKNIASNEELSVCPIIGMGRRNYLNRTILNLMGSTKRYMTICTPYFNLPVEMIKMIRELLTFGKRIEIIVGDKTTNDFYVDPKKRSFRWINILPYLYEINLRDFVNILQRFVNNRQLIIRHWKYDNHSYHLKGIWIDSNWQLITGNNFNRRSWYFDLENAILIHDPMERNSNQIEKEMRFIQLHTRSILHYEQIENICSYPEKVQRRIDRIHRTKMDRLIKMVI; from the coding sequence ATGTTAACTTCTATTAAAAATAATTTGAATTATCATAAATCTTTAACAAACTTAAAGAAGTTACCTCAAATACCATCTGATATGATAACTTTGTATCGAGCAAGAAGTTTTAGGAAGATCATCCTCGAAAAAATAAAGGTTGCGAAAAAACATATTTATATTCCAGTTCTTTATTTTGAAAAAGATGACTCAGGTAAAGAAGTTTTCGAAGCTCTTTCTCTTTCTAAAAAAAGAGAACCAGATTTGGATATCAAGATCATGGTAGATTGGTACCGTGCTAAAAGAAATAGGATAGGAGAATCAAATAATCAGTTGATGACTAATAAGGACTGGTATCGTTTACTTTCTCTTAATTTCTCTAATCATGAGATACGTATATTCGGTATACCAGTTGGTATGATAGAGATATTCGGTACCTTTCATCTGAAAGGGATAATCATTGATGATAGCGTTATTTACAGCGGAGCGAGTATTAGCAATTTATATTTTCATAAGGAGAAAAGACATCGATACGATCGATATCATATGTTTCATAATGCAGATCTCGCTAAAATAATGAAGAATTTCATTGATAAAGAGATCTTAAGATCTCCAGCTGTTCAAAGATATGATATCGATCATAAATTTATTAAGTTTAGAAAAAGGTATACCAATCAGTTTCGAAAAAGATTAAAAAAGTGTCATTATCAGTTTAAGAATATCGCTTCCAACGAAGAACTCTCTGTATGTCCAATCATCGGGATGGGACGGAGAAACTATTTGAATCGAACTATATTGAACCTGATGGGTAGTACAAAAAGATATATGACGATTTGTACTCCATATTTTAACCTTCCCGTAGAAATGATCAAAATGATCCGAGAATTGTTAACTTTTGGAAAGAGGATAGAAATTATTGTGGGAGATAAAACGACAAATGATTTTTACGTTGATCCAAAAAAAAGATCTTTCAGATGGATTAACATCCTACCTTATCTCTACGAGATTAATTTGAGAGATTTCGTAAATATCCTACAGAGATTTGTCAACAACCGACAGTTGATCATACGACATTGGAAATATGATAATCACAGCTATCATCTCAAGGGTATATGGATTGATTCGAACTGGCAGTTGATCACAGGAAACAATTTTAACCGTAGATCGTGGTATTTCGATCTGGAAAACGCTATCTTGATCCACGATCCGATGGAAAGAAACTCGAACCAGATCGAAAAGGAGATGCGATTCATACAGCTACATACAAGGTCTATCTTACATTACGAACAGATTGAAAATATCTGCAGTTATCCCGAAAAAGTTCAAAGAAGAATAGATCGAATACATAGGACAAAGATGGATCGATTGATCAAAATGGTGATATGA
- a CDS encoding DNA polymerase III subunit delta' C-terminal domain-containing protein — MIWYPWLDQDYRRLVALLMKKKRCLSILLYSNLGVGSELLVRALVRWIMCEKRRDIATCNQCENCKMVSSDIHPDFYKIDVLKKENSIKVEDIRKIGEIVQNYTIYNSKRVVWIKEIRLLTKEARYCLIKILEDFSEKNTYFFLECHQILPYLSSLNSKCLHFSLKEPSDETVMKWINENHSFPEINVRIATRSHSGSPLKALNLLKKKNWDSRESFYFKFTKNIIHGNDLVGFLRELRKEDVFEKISLLMILLLDSIKYRKNAVFNCINQDKLDLIRYINKVVSTRTLLSMVESLEKFVRNLNVVSFTNLDLQIIIQTCNLRSCFI; from the coding sequence ATGATTTGGTATCCTTGGTTGGATCAAGATTATAGAAGATTGGTTGCGCTTCTTATGAAGAAGAAAAGATGTCTTTCCATACTGTTGTATTCTAACCTTGGCGTTGGAAGTGAGCTTCTCGTGCGTGCATTGGTTCGTTGGATTATGTGTGAGAAGCGTCGTGATATCGCAACTTGTAATCAGTGTGAGAACTGCAAAATGGTTTCATCTGATATACATCCAGATTTTTATAAGATAGATGTCTTAAAAAAAGAGAACTCTATAAAGGTTGAAGATATCCGAAAGATCGGTGAAATTGTTCAGAATTATACTATCTATAATTCTAAGAGAGTAGTTTGGATAAAGGAGATTCGATTATTGACGAAGGAAGCGAGGTATTGTCTGATAAAAATTTTGGAAGATTTTTCGGAGAAAAATACCTATTTTTTTTTAGAATGTCATCAAATCCTCCCATATTTATCTTCTTTAAATAGCAAATGTCTTCATTTCTCTTTGAAAGAACCCAGTGATGAAACGGTTATGAAGTGGATAAATGAGAATCACAGTTTTCCAGAAATTAACGTAAGAATAGCCACCAGATCACATTCTGGTTCTCCTTTGAAAGCTTTAAATCTCTTAAAGAAAAAAAATTGGGACAGTAGGGAATCATTTTATTTTAAGTTTACAAAGAATATAATTCATGGAAACGATCTTGTTGGATTCTTAAGGGAGCTCAGAAAGGAAGATGTCTTTGAAAAGATATCATTGTTAATGATTTTACTTTTAGATTCCATAAAATATAGAAAGAATGCTGTTTTTAATTGTATCAATCAGGATAAATTAGATTTAATTAGGTACATCAACAAGGTTGTCTCTACAAGAACTTTGTTGTCAATGGTTGAAAGTTTAGAAAAATTTGTAAGGAATTTGAATGTAGTTTCTTTTACAAATTTAGATCTACAAATCATCATACAAACTTGTAATTTGAGAAGTTGTTTCATATAA
- a CDS encoding HIT domain-containing protein yields the protein MMERTIFHKIICKEVSSKIVYQDHLVTAFEDIKPKCPIHILVVPNIYIVNLNDITENHERLLGHMVLICSKIAREKKIHDSGYRLVMNCNRNSGQEVSYLHMHLLGGKPLGDFLEMEK from the coding sequence ATGATGGAAAGAACAATATTTCATAAAATAATATGCAAGGAAGTAAGTTCTAAGATAGTGTACCAAGATCATCTAGTAACTGCTTTCGAGGATATCAAACCGAAATGTCCGATCCATATCTTGGTCGTACCCAATATATACATCGTAAATCTAAATGATATAACGGAGAATCATGAGAGATTGTTAGGTCATATGGTTCTGATATGCTCTAAGATAGCAAGAGAAAAAAAAATACATGATTCAGGATATCGATTGGTCATGAATTGTAATAGAAATTCAGGTCAAGAAGTAAGTTATCTTCATATGCATTTATTGGGAGGAAAACCGTTGGGTGATTTTCTGGAAATGGAAAAATAG
- a CDS encoding TatD family hydrolase produces the protein MFLSDSHCHLQYYPSGNNLPYNVNDVVSDSIKNNVRCMLSVSVKLDDFKNFKIRSDLRKYIYFSCGVHPLMIDKNINFDVLLKASNSKDIVAIGETGLDYQRNCSSEDMDFQRFSFLKHIKVAKKLKKPIIIHMRNSFEDVYKIVREEGLEECGAIIHCFTGNKYQAKIFLDLGMYISFSGVVTFQNSHEVKSSAKFVPMDRLMIETDSPYLSPVPLRGRMNKPSNLIHIADCVSSIKNIDISVFTTKTTENFFRLFKDIPFHQINL, from the coding sequence ATGTTTCTGTCAGATTCGCATTGTCATTTACAATATTATCCGAGCGGTAATAATCTTCCGTATAATGTTAACGATGTCGTATCAGATTCGATAAAGAACAACGTTAGATGTATGTTGTCCGTTTCGGTAAAGCTGGATGATTTCAAAAACTTTAAGATTCGTTCAGATCTTCGGAAGTATATCTATTTTTCGTGCGGTGTTCATCCGCTTATGATAGATAAAAATATAAATTTTGATGTTTTGTTGAAAGCTTCTAACAGTAAGGATATCGTTGCAATCGGTGAAACTGGATTAGATTATCAAAGAAATTGTTCTTCTGAAGATATGGATTTTCAAAGGTTTTCTTTTTTGAAGCATATCAAAGTAGCTAAGAAATTAAAGAAACCTATCATAATACATATGAGAAATTCTTTCGAAGATGTTTATAAGATAGTAAGAGAAGAAGGATTGGAAGAATGTGGAGCAATCATTCATTGTTTCACTGGAAATAAATATCAAGCAAAAATTTTTCTAGATTTAGGTATGTACATCTCTTTTTCTGGGGTGGTGACTTTTCAAAATTCTCATGAGGTGAAAAGTTCTGCAAAATTTGTTCCAATGGATAGATTAATGATAGAAACAGATTCTCCATATCTCTCTCCTGTTCCATTGAGAGGAAGGATGAATAAACCGTCTAATTTAATACATATCGCGGATTGTGTTTCTTCGATTAAAAACATTGATATATCTGTTTTTACGACGAAAACTACTGAAAATTTTTTTAGGTTATTTAAAGATATACCGTTTCATCAAATAAATCTATAA